The following DNA comes from Halobacteriovorax sp. HLS.
AGTAGGAATGAGTTTTGCTTGTTCGAGGTTATCAATTTTTAGGCTTGAGTTTTTCTTCGTTACTAAGATCCAAGAATTGTCTACAAAGGGACCAATCCACTTAAAAAGGTTTTGCCTTTTCTTAGTTCTTGCCATGGAAAACAATACTACATTCGGTGTCGTTTCCGCTGTTCGATATGCTCTTGCCCATGGGTAAAATTGAATAGGGTCATTATTTTTAACTCTTCTTTGTATCTCTTGAACAATTTCAACAGCGAGGCCTACAGGTTTTCCATTTTTATCTTTATAATTATAAGGCGGGTCAATTTCAGAAATAATCTTCAATGCATGAATATTGAAAGAAAAAGAAATGAATAGAATTGTAAAAAGAAATTTCATATACCCTCAAGAAATTAATCTTTATTATGAGCTTTTAGAGAAATTTCGTAAAGAATTTTTCAAAAGAATTAATAATCTCTTATATCCAATAGTGTGAGCTTAGCTAAAGGTATATTTTAGAAGGTATTAAGCCTCTTAATTGCTGAAGCAAATTTCTGCATATAGCGCGAAGGCTTGGCCAGAAGGTCATTAGACTCTTTTGCAATCTTCTCGTCTGCTTTGACAGCTATTTGAGTTTTGGTCGCTAGTGAACCTGCTTTTGTAATTTGTTTAAGTTTGTTTTGTGTGTCGTT
Coding sequences within:
- a CDS encoding ABC transporter substrate-binding protein; the encoded protein is MKFLFTILFISFSFNIHALKIISEIDPPYNYKDKNGKPVGLAVEIVQEIQRRVKNNDPIQFYPWARAYRTAETTPNVVLFSMARTKKRQNLFKWIGPFVDNSWILVTKKNSSLKIDNLEQAKLIPTIGVYRDDSRDHYLTQHGFKNLSRTNLNENGFRMLFADRIDAYAAVDITLDKSLSEIGYKTDELKTLLTLKTVQVFIVISKKTDPSVIKKWKETFESMRNDGTYEKIFRKYFPKRKLPSTELESLD